The following proteins are encoded in a genomic region of Sphingopyxis sp. YF1:
- a CDS encoding heme-binding protein translates to MAALLLSSCGGGGGGGGTPTPAPTPTPTPTPTGGLFTPPAAESLSAADVQQVIAQAVGEARARNRPSIVAVTDRVGNVLAVFKMTGAPDTAVVSRNRIGGPAPTGSEIGLQGAAIPAAAAAIAKAITGAYLSSGGNAFSSRTASQIVQQHFPPAPTTVGLESGPLFGVQFSQLPCSDLSRRFVPGGGTGALIGPKRSPLGLAADAGGFPLYKNGVVVGGVGVMGDGDYGFDPNILDTDADDEEAIAFAGTQNFAAPEAIRAERITVDGTALRFSDATAANLAPLQTSFGAINGVQGALIAVTGYTDGTLRAGTVYGSEASGIRASTAAEFSNRDAFVLTDGSGNPRYPIRAGTDGASVAQPLTAAEVRAVLEEAFSVLSRARAQIRRPLDSRMQATISLVDTRGEILGIVRSPDGPIFGTDVSLQKARTAAFFSGSHAAPELLATPVLPGVTNVPAYVQRTRTFLGDPAALTGTIAFADRSGGNLSRPYFPDGEVGRPPGPLSVEQSAQFSPFAVGLQVDLVAPNIVQHLNFVVSGGASPDTPQQCTQVPDVTPGHKRLANGIQIFPGSVPIYRGGTLVGAIGVSGDGIDQDDMVSFLGLHNGGARAGGIGNAAPAIRADRVVVNLAGGATARLRYVSCPFAPFLDTAQQNVCDGL, encoded by the coding sequence ATGGCGGCGCTGCTCCTGTCGTCATGCGGCGGCGGGGGTGGTGGGGGCGGCACGCCCACCCCCGCCCCGACGCCGACCCCGACGCCGACTCCCACCGGCGGGCTCTTCACGCCGCCCGCCGCCGAATCGCTGAGCGCCGCCGACGTGCAGCAGGTGATCGCGCAGGCGGTCGGCGAAGCGCGTGCGCGCAACCGGCCGTCGATCGTCGCGGTCACCGACCGCGTCGGCAATGTGCTTGCGGTGTTCAAGATGACCGGCGCGCCCGACACGGCGGTGGTGAGCCGCAACCGCATCGGCGGACCGGCGCCGACAGGCAGCGAAATCGGATTGCAGGGCGCGGCCATCCCCGCTGCCGCGGCGGCCATCGCAAAGGCGATCACCGGGGCCTATCTGTCGAGCGGCGGCAACGCCTTTTCGAGCCGTACCGCGAGCCAGATCGTCCAGCAGCATTTCCCCCCCGCGCCGACCACCGTCGGGCTCGAGAGCGGCCCCTTGTTCGGGGTGCAGTTCAGCCAGCTGCCCTGTTCGGACCTGTCGCGGCGCTTCGTTCCCGGCGGCGGCACGGGCGCGCTGATCGGGCCGAAGCGCTCGCCGCTCGGGCTCGCCGCCGACGCGGGGGGCTTCCCGCTTTACAAGAATGGCGTCGTCGTCGGCGGCGTCGGCGTGATGGGGGACGGCGATTACGGCTTCGACCCCAATATCCTCGACACCGACGCCGATGACGAGGAAGCGATCGCCTTTGCCGGCACGCAGAATTTCGCCGCACCCGAGGCGATCCGTGCCGAGCGGATCACCGTCGACGGCACCGCGCTGCGCTTCAGCGATGCGACGGCGGCGAACCTTGCGCCGCTTCAGACCAGCTTCGGTGCGATCAACGGCGTGCAGGGAGCGCTGATTGCAGTCACCGGCTACACCGACGGCACGCTGCGCGCCGGCACCGTCTATGGCAGCGAGGCGTCGGGCATCCGTGCGAGCACCGCAGCCGAATTCTCGAACCGCGACGCCTTTGTCCTCACCGACGGCAGCGGCAATCCGCGCTACCCGATCCGCGCGGGCACCGATGGCGCGTCGGTCGCGCAGCCGCTCACCGCGGCCGAGGTGCGCGCCGTGCTGGAGGAAGCCTTCTCCGTCCTCTCCCGTGCACGCGCGCAGATCCGTCGCCCGCTCGACAGCCGGATGCAGGCGACGATCAGTCTCGTCGACACGCGCGGCGAGATATTGGGCATCGTCCGCTCGCCCGACGGCCCGATTTTCGGCACCGACGTCAGCCTGCAAAAGGCGCGCACCGCGGCTTTCTTCTCGGGCAGCCACGCGGCGCCCGAACTGCTCGCGACCCCGGTGTTGCCGGGCGTGACCAACGTTCCGGCCTATGTCCAGCGCACGCGGACCTTCCTCGGCGATCCCGCAGCGCTCACCGGCACGATCGCCTTTGCCGACCGCTCCGGGGGCAATCTGTCGCGTCCCTATTTCCCCGACGGCGAGGTCGGGCGGCCGCCGGGGCCGCTGTCGGTCGAGCAGTCGGCGCAGTTCAGTCCCTTCGCGGTCGGGCTGCAGGTCGATCTGGTCGCACCGAATATCGTCCAGCACCTCAATTTCGTCGTCAGCGGCGGGGCGAGCCCCGACACGCCGCAGCAATGCACACAGGTCCCCGACGTCACGCCGGGGCACAAGCGCCTCGCCAACGGGATCCAGATTTTCCCGGGTTCGGTCCCGATCTATCGCGGCGGCACGCTGGTCGGGGCGATCGGTGTGTCGGGCGACGGCATCGATCAGGATGACATGGTGAGCTTCCTCGGGCTCCACAACGGCGGCGCGCGCGCCGGCGGTATCGGTAATGCCGCGCCCGCGATCCGTGCCGACCGCGTCGTGGTCAACCTCGCGGGTGGTGCCACCGCGCGGCTGCGCTATGTGTCCTGCCCCTTCGCGCCCTTCCTCGATACGGCGCAGCAAAATGTCTGCGACGGATTGTAA
- a CDS encoding putative colanic acid biosynthesis acetyltransferase gives MRPAVIPHPSLGDKLRRAIWNAAWLLLYRPSPIPLHGWRRFLLRRFGAEVGARARPYPSARIWAPWNFAMGEGSMVGPRSEIYCVARVTLGPWSVVSQRAYLCTASHDIHAPGFALTAAPIAIGRNAWVAADAFVGPGVTLAEGAVAAARAVVVKDVDRNVIVGGNPAGPIGACALADFADGSMRPGG, from the coding sequence ATGCGCCCGGCCGTAATTCCCCACCCCAGCCTTGGCGACAAGCTGCGCCGCGCGATCTGGAACGCCGCCTGGCTTCTGCTCTATCGACCCAGTCCGATCCCGCTGCATGGTTGGCGGCGCTTCCTGTTGCGGCGTTTCGGCGCCGAGGTCGGCGCGCGCGCGCGGCCCTATCCCAGCGCGCGCATCTGGGCGCCGTGGAATTTCGCGATGGGCGAGGGCAGTATGGTGGGGCCGCGTAGCGAAATCTACTGCGTCGCGCGCGTGACGCTCGGCCCCTGGTCGGTCGTCAGCCAGCGCGCCTATCTTTGCACCGCGAGCCACGACATCCACGCGCCGGGCTTTGCGCTCACCGCCGCCCCGATCGCGATCGGACGCAACGCCTGGGTCGCCGCCGACGCCTTTGTCGGCCCCGGCGTGACGCTCGCCGAGGGGGCCGTCGCAGCGGCGCGGGCGGTGGTGGTCAAGGACGTCGACCGCAACGTCATCGTCGGCGGCAACCCCGCGGGGCCGATCGGCGCCTGCGCGCTCGCCGATTTTGCCGACGGATCGATGCGGCCGGGAGGTTAG
- a CDS encoding bifunctional (p)ppGpp synthetase/guanosine-3',5'-bis(diphosphate) 3'-pyrophosphohydrolase produces the protein MLRQYELVERVRAYDPDVDEALLNRAYVFTVQKHGSQKRASGDPYFSHPVEVAGILTDLHLDSETIVTALLHDTLEDTLTTPEEIERLFGADVGRLVDGVTKLSKIEAQTENERAAENLRKFLLAMSDDIRVLLVKLADRLHNMRTLHFIKNPDKRRRIARETMDIYAPLAERIGMYEYMREMQMLAFRELEPEAHATITGRLAKLTAGGKDKVAAVSRDFKELLAKNGIEAEVSGREKHPYSIWRKMQERHVSFEQVTDIIAFRIITPTDADCYAALGLIHRKWKMVPGRFKDYISTPKRNGYKSLHTTIMHQQNMRIEIQIRSLAMHQQSEFGLAAHWAYKQGGSGPDGQAGWIRDLIEILEQTHDPEEFLENTRIAMYQDRIFAFTPKGSLHQLPKGATPVDFAYSVHTKLGDRTVGAKVNGRLVPLRTQLANGDTVEILSSDKQTPQPAWLGFAVTGKARAAIRRHVRSKEKVELAALGRKLYDEIVERLPNKIGDKARAAARTRLKLEDDTALYVAIGKRRLSDNAVLEALVPGITAEMKTKPGKLAQGAAVSIAGLTPGVAYKLADCCHPVPGDRIVGLAREGEGIEVHVIDCPSLADGIDADWIDLRWQEDSEGGNARLCIVILNEPGTLAEMSGILAANMANITNLRLSNREGGFHTYDVVVEVRDVQHVMRILSALRASDSVVQAERL, from the coding sequence ATGCTGAGGCAATATGAACTTGTCGAGCGCGTACGCGCCTATGATCCCGACGTCGACGAGGCGCTGCTCAACCGCGCCTATGTCTTCACCGTCCAGAAACACGGCAGCCAGAAGCGCGCATCGGGTGATCCCTATTTCAGCCACCCCGTCGAGGTCGCCGGCATATTGACCGACCTGCACCTCGACAGCGAGACGATCGTCACCGCGCTCCTCCACGACACGCTCGAGGATACGCTGACCACCCCCGAGGAAATCGAACGATTGTTCGGCGCCGACGTCGGCCGGCTGGTCGACGGGGTGACCAAGCTGAGCAAGATCGAGGCGCAGACCGAGAATGAGCGCGCCGCCGAAAATCTGCGCAAATTCCTGCTCGCCATGTCCGACGACATCCGCGTGCTGCTGGTCAAGCTCGCCGACCGGCTCCACAATATGCGGACGCTGCATTTCATCAAGAATCCCGACAAGCGCCGGCGCATCGCGCGCGAGACGATGGACATCTATGCCCCGCTCGCCGAGCGGATCGGCATGTACGAATATATGCGCGAGATGCAGATGCTCGCCTTTCGCGAACTCGAACCCGAAGCGCATGCGACAATCACCGGGCGGCTCGCCAAGCTGACCGCGGGCGGCAAGGACAAGGTCGCTGCTGTCAGCCGCGACTTCAAGGAATTGCTGGCGAAGAACGGGATCGAGGCCGAGGTGTCGGGGCGCGAAAAGCACCCTTATTCGATCTGGCGCAAGATGCAGGAACGTCACGTCAGTTTCGAACAGGTCACCGACATCATCGCGTTCCGCATCATCACGCCGACCGACGCCGACTGCTATGCCGCGCTGGGGCTGATCCACCGCAAGTGGAAGATGGTTCCCGGCCGCTTCAAGGACTATATCTCGACACCGAAGCGCAACGGATACAAGTCGCTCCACACGACGATCATGCACCAGCAGAACATGCGCATCGAAATCCAGATCCGCAGCCTCGCGATGCACCAGCAGTCCGAGTTCGGACTCGCCGCACACTGGGCGTACAAGCAGGGCGGCAGCGGCCCCGACGGGCAGGCGGGGTGGATTCGCGATCTCATCGAAATCCTCGAACAGACGCACGATCCCGAGGAGTTTCTCGAAAACACGCGCATCGCGATGTACCAGGATCGTATCTTCGCCTTCACCCCCAAGGGCAGCCTGCACCAGCTGCCGAAGGGTGCGACCCCGGTCGACTTCGCCTATTCGGTGCATACCAAGCTCGGCGACCGCACCGTCGGCGCCAAGGTCAACGGGCGGCTCGTGCCGCTGCGCACCCAGCTCGCCAACGGCGACACGGTCGAAATCCTGTCGTCGGACAAGCAAACACCGCAGCCCGCCTGGCTCGGTTTCGCGGTCACCGGTAAGGCGCGCGCCGCGATCCGCCGCCACGTCCGCTCGAAGGAAAAGGTCGAACTCGCGGCGCTGGGGCGCAAGTTGTACGACGAAATCGTCGAACGGCTGCCGAACAAGATCGGCGACAAGGCGCGCGCCGCCGCGCGAACGCGGCTGAAGCTGGAGGACGACACGGCGCTTTACGTCGCGATCGGCAAGCGCCGATTGTCCGACAATGCGGTGCTCGAAGCGCTCGTCCCCGGCATCACCGCCGAAATGAAGACCAAACCGGGCAAGCTGGCACAGGGTGCCGCGGTCTCGATCGCCGGACTGACCCCCGGCGTCGCCTACAAGCTGGCGGATTGCTGCCACCCCGTCCCCGGCGATCGCATCGTCGGGCTGGCCCGCGAAGGCGAAGGCATCGAGGTGCACGTCATCGACTGTCCGAGCCTCGCCGACGGCATCGACGCCGACTGGATCGACCTCCGATGGCAGGAGGACAGCGAGGGCGGCAATGCCCGGCTGTGCATCGTCATCCTCAACGAACCGGGCACGCTCGCCGAAATGTCGGGCATTCTCGCCGCCAATATGGCGAACATCACCAATTTGCGCCTGTCGAACCGCGAGGGCGGCTTCCACACCTATGATGTCGTCGTCGAGGTGCGCGACGTCCAGCACGTAATGCGCATCCTGTCGGCGCTGCGCGCGTCGGATTCGGTGGTTCAGGCCGAGCGGCTCTAA
- a CDS encoding glycosyltransferase produces the protein MIFSYWFPPANAVGSSRPLAMARHFAVRGWRVTVVAGAAQAVPPSFEADLTGFDVHYVPDGWLTRRSSFKAERGVAAQRLTTTLRLLAWPDNIRPVARAMRRRGLALLAGLPPPDVVLSTALPFSVHGAARDVARAAGALFVADNRDIWAGNPYKWTAPFYTSLDRRHEAATLSAADLVVSVSEGMSAHYRTLYPDLSDRVATVMNGVDARPAAATPYRRNPAGLRLAYTGILYGERRDTRPLLRAAQRLGLPVSIDFYGSEPEIVLQLAAEFPGLAIADRGRVPRDAALRAQAEADALILVVGTDPWEDTLLPGKLFEYAGSGRPIVALANSESDSGRVITRYGLGIASIDEEEIANFLARLAAEGCESRAAAPRDLTRGHQLGLLEARLVDMLASRTMA, from the coding sequence ATGATCTTCAGCTATTGGTTCCCGCCCGCCAACGCGGTCGGATCGTCGCGGCCGCTTGCGATGGCGCGCCACTTTGCGGTGCGGGGGTGGCGCGTCACGGTCGTCGCTGGCGCGGCGCAGGCGGTCCCGCCCAGTTTTGAGGCCGACCTGACCGGCTTCGACGTTCATTATGTTCCCGACGGCTGGCTCACGCGCCGGTCGAGCTTCAAGGCCGAGCGCGGGGTCGCCGCTCAGCGGCTCACCACGACGCTGCGCCTGCTCGCCTGGCCCGACAATATCAGGCCGGTCGCGCGTGCGATGCGGCGACGCGGGCTCGCGCTCCTCGCCGGGCTGCCTCCGCCCGACGTCGTCCTGTCGACCGCGCTGCCCTTTTCGGTCCACGGCGCGGCGCGCGATGTCGCGCGCGCGGCGGGGGCGCTGTTCGTTGCCGACAATCGCGACATCTGGGCGGGCAATCCGTACAAGTGGACGGCGCCCTTCTACACCTCGCTCGATCGCCGGCACGAAGCCGCCACGCTCTCCGCAGCCGATCTCGTCGTGTCGGTGAGCGAAGGGATGAGCGCCCACTACCGGACCCTCTACCCCGATCTTTCGGACCGGGTCGCGACGGTCATGAACGGCGTCGATGCGCGGCCCGCGGCAGCCACCCCCTATCGGCGCAACCCGGCCGGACTGCGGCTCGCCTATACGGGCATCCTGTACGGCGAACGGCGCGATACGAGGCCGCTGCTGCGTGCTGCGCAGCGGCTGGGTTTGCCGGTGAGCATCGATTTCTACGGCTCGGAGCCCGAGATCGTGCTCCAGCTTGCGGCGGAGTTTCCGGGTCTCGCCATCGCCGATCGCGGCCGGGTGCCGCGCGATGCGGCGTTGCGCGCGCAGGCCGAGGCGGATGCGCTGATCCTCGTGGTCGGCACCGACCCTTGGGAGGACACGCTGCTCCCGGGCAAGCTGTTCGAATATGCGGGTTCGGGGCGGCCGATCGTCGCGCTGGCCAATAGCGAGTCCGATTCGGGCCGCGTCATCACGCGTTACGGCCTCGGCATCGCCAGCATCGACGAAGAGGAAATCGCGAACTTTCTCGCACGGCTCGCCGCCGAGGGGTGCGAGAGCCGGGCGGCGGCGCCGCGCGACCTGACGCGCGGGCACCAGCTCGGCTTGCTCGAGGCGCGACTGGTCGACATGCTGGCGTCGCGCACCATGGCGTGA
- a CDS encoding helix-turn-helix domain-containing protein translates to MAKLREPLNLLYGDNCALPLALEAMGERWSFMILRAAFNGVHHFEEFQQELGIARNILSNRLSRLVDHGIMAREVMAEDRRKVHYELTEKGLELLPAMIALRQWGEKWGAGVPSTPVLVDICDEQPIGPVTITAHDGRALGYKELVWKHRSELQPLGQARTRADERMTPVAAE, encoded by the coding sequence ATGGCAAAATTACGCGAACCGCTTAACCTTCTGTACGGGGACAATTGCGCGCTGCCGCTCGCGCTCGAGGCGATGGGCGAGCGCTGGTCGTTCATGATCCTGCGCGCCGCCTTCAACGGCGTGCATCATTTCGAGGAGTTTCAGCAGGAACTCGGCATCGCGCGGAACATCCTGTCGAACCGGCTGTCGCGGCTTGTCGACCATGGCATCATGGCGCGCGAAGTGATGGCCGAGGACCGGCGCAAGGTGCATTACGAGCTTACCGAAAAGGGGCTCGAACTGCTCCCGGCGATGATCGCGCTGCGCCAGTGGGGCGAAAAATGGGGCGCCGGCGTGCCGTCGACCCCGGTGCTTGTCGACATTTGCGACGAACAGCCGATCGGCCCCGTGACCATCACGGCGCACGATGGCCGCGCGCTCGGTTACAAGGAACTGGTGTGGAAGCATCGCTCCGAACTCCAGCCGCTGGGGCAGGCGCGGACGCGCGCCGACGAACGGATGACGCCGGTTGCCGCCGAATGA
- a CDS encoding histidine kinase: MPLFGLSSPEPFFDNKVRAFWNLQILGWLGWLGLRGVSGFANGQSLTFLVQPIVSAITGFSLTLILAVCYRTLINRRPLVMWGVSLALAGIATALWAFIDAWVAQILNPASETGFTSLLLGAVYIDASSIAAWSALYFAINYFLQLEEQNDRVLRLEAQAASAQLAMLRYQLNPHFLFNTLNSISTLVLLKQSEPANAMLSRLSAFLRYTLANEPTAQVTLAQEIETLKLYLDIEKMRFEDRLRPHFAIDPAVARARLPSLLLQPLIENAIKYAVTPQEDGADITISAQLAGQNVRITVSDTGSGLSGERTDPTTGFATESTGVGLANIRDRLAQAFGDQHRFDAQAGAEGGFTVVIEFPFQPDGHMTIGTERT; encoded by the coding sequence ATGCCGCTGTTCGGCCTCTCGTCGCCCGAGCCCTTTTTCGACAACAAGGTCCGGGCTTTCTGGAACCTCCAGATCCTCGGCTGGCTCGGCTGGCTCGGTTTGCGCGGGGTGTCGGGCTTTGCCAATGGCCAGTCGCTGACCTTCCTCGTCCAGCCGATCGTTTCGGCGATCACCGGCTTTTCGCTGACGCTGATCCTCGCGGTCTGCTACCGGACGCTGATCAACCGGCGGCCGCTGGTGATGTGGGGCGTCAGCCTGGCGCTGGCGGGCATCGCGACCGCGCTCTGGGCGTTCATCGACGCATGGGTGGCGCAGATCCTCAACCCGGCGAGCGAGACGGGGTTCACCAGCCTGTTGCTCGGCGCGGTCTATATCGACGCCTCGTCGATCGCCGCCTGGTCGGCGCTCTATTTCGCGATCAACTATTTCCTCCAGCTCGAGGAACAGAATGACCGTGTGCTGCGGCTCGAGGCGCAGGCGGCTTCGGCGCAGCTCGCGATGCTGCGTTACCAGCTCAACCCGCATTTTCTGTTCAACACGCTCAACAGCATCTCGACCTTGGTGCTGCTCAAACAGTCCGAGCCCGCCAATGCGATGCTGTCGCGACTGTCGGCGTTCCTCCGCTACACGCTCGCCAACGAGCCGACCGCGCAGGTGACGCTGGCGCAGGAGATCGAGACGCTGAAGCTCTATCTCGACATCGAAAAGATGCGCTTCGAGGATCGGCTGCGCCCGCATTTCGCGATCGATCCGGCGGTGGCGCGCGCGCGGCTGCCGTCGTTGCTGCTTCAGCCGCTGATCGAAAATGCGATCAAATATGCGGTGACGCCGCAGGAAGACGGCGCCGATATCACGATTTCCGCACAGCTGGCCGGTCAAAATGTCCGGATCACCGTGTCCGACACCGGATCGGGATTGTCAGGGGAGCGCACGGACCCCACCACCGGCTTTGCAACGGAATCGACCGGCGTGGGTTTAGCCAATATCAGGGACCGGCTGGCGCAGGCTTTCG